Proteins encoded in a region of the Gammaproteobacteria bacterium genome:
- the gluQRS gene encoding tRNA glutamyl-Q(34) synthetase GluQRS, with the protein MTDPARLSGYTGRFAPSPSGPLHFGSLVAAVASYLDARANHGNWLVRMEDLDPAREPPDAADTILQQLDDYGLQPDQPVLFQSHRLAAYQEALDALLEQGLCYPCTCSRQKVRLMGDRYDGSCLRNPPPAGSRHAIRVNVSDQAIEFEDLVQGHQSHNLARESGDFIIKRKDGLFAYQLAVAVDDAHQKISHVIRGHDLLESTPRQIFLQQKLRYPTPRYGHVPVATNELGQKLSKQHFAEPLSNTERNSILHAAIRFLGLSPPPKHHQLSISEQLDWAISNWHIQNVPKLATIPQHTPSS; encoded by the coding sequence ATGACAGACCCCGCCAGGCTTAGCGGATACACAGGGCGATTTGCCCCCTCACCCAGCGGCCCCCTGCACTTTGGTTCTCTGGTCGCAGCCGTTGCCAGCTACCTGGATGCACGGGCCAATCACGGCAACTGGCTGGTTCGCATGGAAGATCTCGATCCAGCCCGCGAGCCTCCAGACGCCGCCGACACCATCCTTCAGCAACTGGATGATTATGGTTTACAACCGGATCAGCCAGTGCTTTTTCAGAGTCATCGGCTAGCTGCCTACCAGGAGGCACTGGACGCTCTGCTGGAACAGGGGCTATGTTATCCCTGTACCTGCTCTCGCCAGAAAGTCAGACTTATGGGAGACCGCTACGACGGCAGCTGCCTTAGAAATCCACCCCCGGCAGGCTCCCGGCATGCTATACGCGTAAATGTGAGCGACCAGGCTATCGAATTTGAAGACCTGGTGCAGGGGCATCAATCACACAACCTTGCCAGGGAATCGGGCGACTTCATCATCAAGCGCAAAGACGGCCTGTTCGCCTACCAGCTGGCGGTCGCGGTCGATGATGCCCACCAGAAAATCTCTCATGTTATCCGCGGCCATGATCTGCTGGAGTCAACCCCAAGACAGATATTTCTGCAACAGAAACTGCGCTACCCGACACCCCGTTACGGACACGTTCCGGTCGCCACCAACGAGCTGGGCCAGAAGCTGAGCAAGCAGCATTTCGCCGAACCGCTCAGCAACACCGAAAGAAATTCCATTCTGCATGCGGCGATACGATTTCTTGGCTTGAGCCCCCCTCCGAAGCATCATCAGCTTAGCATAAGCGAGCAGCTCGACTGGGCGATCAGCAACTGGCATATACAGAACGTGCCCAAGTTGGCTACTATTCCCCAACATACTCCTTCCAGCTAG
- the dksA gene encoding RNA polymerase-binding protein DksA codes for MSKAQTGDTSPVLKNFVPYKPKRGEAYMNEKQREHFKKILLNWREQLMQEVDRTVHHLQDEAANYPDPADRATQEEEFSLELRTRDRERKLIKKIDNTIEAIAQDDYGYCESCGIEIGIQRLEARPTADKCIDCKTLDEIKERQLRT; via the coding sequence ATGTCTAAAGCTCAAACTGGTGACACGAGTCCAGTATTAAAAAATTTCGTCCCGTACAAACCGAAGCGGGGCGAAGCCTACATGAATGAAAAACAGCGGGAACATTTCAAAAAAATCCTTCTTAACTGGCGTGAGCAGTTGATGCAGGAAGTTGACCGCACGGTACATCACCTGCAGGATGAGGCGGCGAATTACCCCGATCCGGCAGACCGCGCCACACAGGAAGAAGAGTTCAGCCTGGAACTTCGAACCCGCGACCGTGAACGCAAGTTGATCAAGAAAATTGACAATACTATCGAGGCGATTGCTCAGGATGATTACGGCTACTGCGAATCCTGTGGAATTGAAATCGGTATCCAAAGGCTTGAAGCCAGACCCACAGCAGACAAATGCATAGACTGCAAGACTCTGGACGAAATCAAGGAAAGGCAACTACGTACCTGA
- a CDS encoding aminotransferase class I/II-fold pyridoxal phosphate-dependent enzyme gives MKVLQRAGELEAAGRKIVHMEVGEPDFSTATPIIEAATDALARGYTQYSNAAGITPLREAIAGYYKDRYGLDVGYERIFVTPGASGGLNLLANLLINAGDGILLADPTYPCNRNFVRLMGGLPQLVPVDANCGFQPTVELLERARDASSTGLWLASPANPSGTVVGRSRMRSLLDWATDQGLHVVMDEIYHGLQYVDDLPSLLEMTDEGFVVNSFSKYFGMTGWRIGWVVVPEGCIQVANTLAQNLFIAASTISQHAALAAFTPAAIDIFEARRRAFRERRDFLYQALREIGFSISQPCEGAFYLYAGIEKFSEDSEAFCQQMLEEHGVAITPGTDFGDYQARGYVRFAFTTDMGNLKLGVERLASALIK, from the coding sequence ATGAAAGTGCTGCAGCGTGCCGGAGAACTGGAGGCGGCGGGCAGAAAGATTGTGCACATGGAAGTTGGCGAGCCGGACTTCAGCACAGCAACACCTATCATAGAGGCGGCGACGGATGCGCTTGCCCGTGGGTATACGCAGTATTCGAATGCGGCGGGAATTACCCCGTTGCGCGAGGCGATTGCCGGTTACTACAAGGATCGTTATGGTCTCGATGTCGGTTACGAGCGAATCTTTGTGACTCCAGGCGCGAGCGGTGGCCTAAACCTGCTGGCAAACCTGCTGATAAATGCCGGGGACGGAATCCTGCTGGCTGATCCCACGTACCCTTGCAACCGAAATTTTGTTCGCCTGATGGGCGGGCTGCCTCAATTGGTTCCCGTGGATGCCAATTGCGGATTTCAGCCCACCGTGGAGCTTCTGGAACGGGCTCGCGACGCCAGCAGCACAGGTCTTTGGCTGGCCTCACCGGCCAACCCCAGCGGCACCGTGGTAGGGCGTAGCCGGATGCGGAGCCTGCTTGATTGGGCGACTGATCAAGGCCTGCACGTGGTCATGGATGAAATTTATCACGGCCTGCAGTACGTGGATGATTTACCCAGTCTGCTGGAAATGACAGATGAAGGTTTCGTAGTGAACAGTTTCTCTAAATACTTCGGGATGACCGGTTGGCGCATTGGCTGGGTGGTGGTGCCGGAGGGCTGTATTCAGGTTGCCAACACTCTTGCTCAGAACCTGTTTATTGCCGCCTCCACCATATCCCAGCATGCAGCGCTGGCAGCTTTCACTCCTGCAGCTATAGATATTTTCGAAGCGCGGCGGCGCGCATTCAGGGAGCGGCGGGATTTTCTTTATCAGGCGTTGAGAGAAATTGGATTCTCTATTTCCCAGCCCTGCGAAGGGGCTTTTTACCTGTACGCCGGTATTGAAAAATTTTCCGAGGACAGTGAGGCGTTCTGTCAGCAGATGCTAGAGGAGCACGGTGTAGCCATTACGCCCGGAACAGATTTTGGCGACTATCAGGCGCGAGGCTATGTCCGCTTTGCCTTCACAACAGACATGGGCAACCTGAAACTGGGAGTGGAGCGATTAGCGTCAGCGCTGATCAAATAG
- the sfsA gene encoding DNA/RNA nuclease SfsA — translation MKFAPELQQGELVKRYKRFLADVRTSSGALITMHCPNTGSMLNCQDPGSRLWYSTSDNPRRKYPHTWEIVETAKGDLVGINTGRANQLVDEALEAGMLTELKGYSGYRKEVKFGEERSRIDFLLNGDAGRGLPDCYVEVKNVSLGVGGGLGLFPDAVTVRGQKHLRELVAVKSSGQRAVLLFCVQHSGIERVAPADSIDPGYGVLLREAAAAGVELLAYGASLSAREITLSRPLPVELRSR, via the coding sequence GTGAAATTCGCACCGGAATTGCAGCAGGGTGAATTGGTCAAGCGCTACAAACGCTTTCTGGCCGATGTCAGAACCTCAAGCGGCGCGCTGATTACAATGCATTGTCCTAACACCGGTTCCATGCTCAATTGCCAGGATCCGGGCAGCAGGCTCTGGTATTCGACCTCGGACAATCCCCGGCGCAAGTATCCCCATACCTGGGAAATTGTCGAAACCGCCAAGGGAGACCTGGTGGGAATCAACACGGGTCGCGCCAATCAGCTGGTTGACGAGGCGTTGGAGGCGGGAATGTTGACGGAATTGAAGGGTTACTCCGGGTACCGCAAAGAGGTTAAGTTTGGTGAGGAGCGCAGTCGCATCGATTTTCTGCTGAATGGCGACGCTGGACGGGGGCTCCCGGACTGCTACGTGGAAGTCAAAAATGTCAGCCTCGGGGTTGGTGGGGGATTGGGGTTATTTCCCGATGCTGTCACGGTGAGAGGCCAGAAGCACTTGAGGGAGCTGGTTGCTGTCAAGAGTTCGGGGCAGCGCGCGGTGCTGCTTTTCTGTGTGCAGCACTCGGGGATTGAGCGGGTGGCCCCAGCCGACAGCATTGACCCGGGCTATGGTGTTCTGCTGCGTGAGGCCGCAGCGGCGGGTGTCGAGCTGCTGGCATATGGTGCCAGCCTGTCCGCCAGGGAAATCACGCTGTCGCGCCCCCTGCCTGTTGAATTAAGGAGCCGTTGA
- a CDS encoding Rieske 2Fe-2S domain-containing protein: protein MVCVGNSADIEEGQSKGLETAGAYLFAVKKDDQIYLYRNSCPHLGTPLEWEEDTFLDPDGALIQCATHGALFEIETGRCISGPCLGQHLQRIPHFVDNGLIMVDEANLGKRNT, encoded by the coding sequence ATGGTTTGTGTAGGAAACAGTGCGGATATAGAAGAGGGACAGTCCAAGGGCCTCGAAACTGCAGGCGCCTACCTGTTTGCGGTCAAAAAAGACGATCAGATCTATCTGTACCGCAACAGTTGTCCCCACCTGGGTACCCCCCTGGAATGGGAAGAAGACACCTTCCTGGATCCGGACGGCGCGTTAATACAGTGTGCGACCCACGGCGCATTATTCGAAATTGAAACCGGACGCTGTATTTCCGGGCCTTGCCTGGGCCAGCACCTGCAGCGGATTCCACATTTCGTGGACAACGGCCTGATCATGGTGGACGAAGCCAATCTGGGCAAACGCAACACCTGA
- a CDS encoding cystathionine gamma-synthase family protein: MNKKGFTTTNLHSDRRDNPEHGVLHKPIHPSVAYGYEDARQLAEVFQGKRAGYNYGRQLNPTVTALQERVTKMENGLASVAFATGMAAIGSTLLSLLKAGDHIVASAFLFGNTNSLFLTLQRLGIEISFVDATDAGNVADALQDTTRLVFVETIANPVTQIADLSAIGELCQERGLLYVVDNTMTSPYLFRPRTVKAGLVVNALTKYIGGHGNALGGCVTDTGLYDWKDFPNLYDTYKTGDPALWGITQIKKKGLRDFGASLGPEAAHHLAVGSETLALRMQKSCDNALKLAQYCNDHPNIKNVYYPGLPHHPQHGRAKELFAHFGAIFSLDLDTHVDCFDFLNRLDCVISSSNLGDVRTLAIPVAHTIYHEMGPERRASMGIADSMVRFSIGIEDVEDLLEDFRQALEGF, translated from the coding sequence ATGAATAAAAAAGGCTTTACGACAACCAATCTCCACTCTGACCGCCGCGACAATCCGGAGCACGGCGTTTTACACAAGCCGATACATCCATCTGTGGCCTACGGCTACGAAGATGCACGACAACTGGCTGAAGTATTTCAAGGGAAGCGCGCCGGCTACAACTACGGCCGACAGCTGAACCCCACGGTCACCGCGCTTCAGGAGCGCGTGACCAAAATGGAAAATGGGCTCGCCAGCGTGGCCTTTGCGACCGGGATGGCAGCGATTGGTTCCACCTTGTTGAGCCTCCTGAAAGCGGGCGATCACATAGTGGCCAGCGCCTTTCTCTTTGGCAATACCAACAGCCTGTTCCTCACCCTGCAACGGCTGGGTATCGAAATCAGTTTTGTGGATGCCACTGATGCCGGAAACGTGGCGGATGCCCTGCAAGACACCACGCGGCTTGTATTCGTCGAGACTATTGCCAATCCCGTCACCCAGATAGCTGACCTGTCAGCCATCGGTGAGCTATGCCAGGAGCGCGGCCTGCTCTATGTTGTCGACAACACCATGACATCCCCGTACCTGTTCCGACCTCGAACCGTCAAAGCAGGCCTGGTGGTGAACGCTCTGACAAAATATATCGGCGGACACGGAAATGCTCTGGGCGGCTGTGTGACAGATACAGGGTTGTATGACTGGAAAGACTTTCCAAACCTGTATGACACCTACAAGACTGGAGATCCAGCGCTCTGGGGCATCACCCAGATCAAGAAAAAGGGCCTGCGCGATTTTGGTGCCAGCCTGGGGCCGGAAGCGGCCCATCACCTGGCAGTCGGCTCTGAAACGCTTGCCTTGCGCATGCAGAAGTCCTGCGATAACGCCCTAAAACTGGCGCAATATTGTAACGATCACCCAAATATCAAGAATGTCTATTATCCGGGCCTGCCTCATCACCCCCAGCATGGACGGGCGAAGGAATTATTCGCACATTTTGGTGCCATCTTCAGCCTCGACCTTGACACCCATGTAGATTGTTTTGATTTCCTGAACCGCCTCGACTGCGTCATAAGCTCCAGCAATCTCGGTGACGTAAGAACCCTGGCAATTCCAGTCGCCCATACCATTTACCATGAAATGGGCCCCGAACGCAGAGCGTCCATGGGCATCGCCGACTCGATGGTGCGGTTCTCCATAGGCATTGAGGACGTCGAGGACCTGCTGGAGGACTTCCGACAAGCACTCGAGGGTTTCTAG
- a CDS encoding V-type H(+)-translocating pyrophosphatase has product MTGITITLTTILSLLGLGIAFFYMNKVKAVPLDLGLEEEQSIRLKYIHGAIADGAMAFLKQEYKFLTVFMVCFALVIAILIDDQHTPGVREGIYTAFAFLFGGAISIASGYIGMKVATQGNARTTVSAKKDISSAFEVAINSGAVMGFALVGLATLGLVVIYVVMKFLLPADLPSIVLMEVIAGFGLGGSTIALFARVGGGIFTKAADVGADLVGKVEQGIPEDDPRNPAVIADNVGDNVGDVAGMGADLFGSCAESTCAAMVISAVAFAGNPDALLYPILISAVGIPVSLVTKMLVSVKTEDDVAPALMKLLVISSALMAVVMFFFTTMLIPEAFELNGEQYSSMGVYWCFLSGLVAGLAVGLLTGYYTSENYAPVQEVAKSCETGVATNIIYGLALGYKSTVLPYLCIAVSIFVSWELAGMYGVAIASLGMLGTLVIALTIDAYGPVADNAGGIAEMVGLEKEVRRRTDILDSAGNTTAAIGKGFAIGAAILTSLALFAAFITTASNLLEENGATAPLGMSLLDPVVYVSVFVGAVLPFLFTAMTMKSVGKAAFDMIEEVRRQFRTIPGIMEGTGRPDYAECVAISTRAALREMIAPGVLIMGTPLVVGFLFGVEAVGGVLAGSLVAGGVLAIASSNSGGAWDNAKKYIEAGNLGGKGSEVHKAAVVGDTVGDPLKDTSGPSLNILIKLSAILSLVFAPFFVQYGGVLLG; this is encoded by the coding sequence ATGACGGGCATAACAATCACCTTAACAACTATCCTGTCGCTTCTCGGCTTGGGTATCGCGTTCTTCTATATGAACAAGGTTAAAGCGGTACCTCTTGACCTGGGTCTTGAGGAAGAGCAGAGCATACGACTGAAGTACATTCATGGTGCAATCGCCGATGGCGCCATGGCATTTCTAAAACAGGAATACAAGTTCCTGACGGTTTTCATGGTGTGCTTTGCGCTGGTCATTGCGATTCTTATCGACGACCAGCACACACCGGGTGTCAGAGAAGGAATCTATACAGCCTTCGCTTTTCTATTCGGCGGAGCTATCTCCATAGCCTCAGGTTACATTGGAATGAAAGTAGCTACCCAGGGCAATGCCCGCACTACGGTATCTGCTAAAAAAGACATTTCCAGTGCCTTCGAGGTGGCAATCAATTCCGGTGCAGTGATGGGCTTCGCCCTTGTTGGGCTAGCGACTCTGGGGCTGGTTGTAATCTATGTGGTAATGAAATTTTTGTTACCAGCGGACCTGCCCAGCATTGTCCTCATGGAGGTTATTGCCGGATTCGGGCTTGGCGGTTCTACTATCGCCCTGTTTGCCCGCGTAGGTGGCGGAATCTTTACCAAAGCTGCCGACGTTGGTGCCGATCTGGTGGGCAAGGTTGAGCAGGGCATCCCGGAAGATGATCCGCGCAACCCGGCGGTTATCGCCGATAATGTTGGTGATAACGTGGGTGACGTAGCCGGTATGGGCGCCGATCTGTTTGGATCCTGCGCCGAGAGTACCTGTGCTGCCATGGTTATCAGTGCCGTTGCGTTTGCCGGCAACCCCGATGCACTGCTTTACCCGATTCTCATTTCGGCGGTCGGAATACCGGTCAGCCTGGTTACCAAGATGCTGGTATCCGTTAAAACGGAAGACGACGTAGCGCCGGCCCTGATGAAGCTGCTGGTGATCTCCAGCGCCCTGATGGCTGTGGTGATGTTTTTCTTCACGACTATGCTGATTCCCGAGGCATTCGAGCTCAATGGTGAACAGTATTCCTCCATGGGTGTCTACTGGTGCTTTCTGTCCGGGCTTGTTGCCGGTCTGGCAGTTGGTTTATTGACCGGTTATTACACGTCAGAGAATTACGCGCCGGTACAGGAAGTGGCCAAGTCTTGCGAGACTGGAGTTGCCACCAACATCATTTACGGTCTTGCGCTTGGCTACAAGAGCACCGTACTTCCTTATCTGTGTATCGCTGTGAGTATTTTTGTCTCCTGGGAACTGGCCGGCATGTATGGTGTAGCCATTGCATCTCTGGGAATGCTTGGGACGCTGGTAATCGCGCTGACTATCGATGCCTACGGGCCAGTGGCGGATAACGCTGGCGGCATCGCTGAAATGGTGGGCCTGGAAAAGGAAGTGCGACGTCGCACGGACATCCTGGACTCTGCCGGCAATACTACGGCAGCCATTGGTAAAGGCTTTGCCATTGGTGCGGCCATACTGACTTCACTGGCGCTGTTTGCTGCCTTCATTACCACTGCCTCAAACCTGCTGGAAGAAAACGGAGCGACTGCGCCGTTGGGTATGAGCCTGCTGGATCCGGTAGTCTACGTCAGCGTGTTCGTGGGAGCCGTGTTGCCGTTTCTGTTCACTGCCATGACCATGAAGTCAGTGGGTAAAGCCGCGTTTGACATGATCGAAGAGGTCCGCCGTCAATTCCGGACAATTCCGGGCATCATGGAGGGCACGGGACGGCCAGATTATGCCGAGTGCGTGGCTATCTCTACTCGCGCGGCACTGCGGGAGATGATCGCACCCGGAGTGCTGATTATGGGTACGCCCCTGGTAGTCGGTTTCCTGTTCGGTGTAGAGGCTGTAGGTGGTGTGCTGGCCGGTTCATTGGTGGCCGGTGGTGTACTTGCCATTGCCTCTTCCAACAGCGGCGGTGCCTGGGACAACGCCAAGAAATACATCGAAGCCGGCAATCTTGGCGGCAAAGGTTCGGAAGTCCACAAGGCGGCTGTAGTCGGCGATACAGTGGGTGACCCACTCAAGGATACTTCCGGTCCATCGTTGAACATTCTTATCAAGCTCTCAGCAATTCTGAGCCTGGTTTTCGCCCCGTTCTTTGTTCAGTATGGTGGCGTACTGCTGGGCTAG
- a CDS encoding amino acid carrier protein has protein sequence MDTINEFLLFLDGFLGSATWFPFFLLAVGIFLTLYLNFPQIRYFKHAIRVTRGKYDTDEAVGDTTHFQALSTALSGTVGTGNIGGVALALHLGGPAALFWMWMTAFFGMTTKFVEVTLSHKYRETTEDGTIAGGPMYYMEKGLNAKWLAMLFALATVLSAFGTGSLPQINSIAAGLESTFSINPVVTGAVLSVLLGLVIIGGIRRIALVASTLVPSMAFIYLIGAVAVIIPNMGNVIPSFISIFSDAFTGSAATGGFLGATFAFALNRGVNRGLFSNEAGQGSAPIAHAAARTEESVDEGMVSILEPFIDTIIICTITGLVILSSGVWMEKHQNEFQRADMMFLADAYTDSDPQQVERLFSYLRGDDSGIGIYNGDIQVQGGVATNTQSFTLINSRSIAEDVVYLRDETPVTGSLSVIDGQLEDVAVQVTGRSLLHSVPLTTEAFTRGLLGEYGKYVVSIGLLLFAFSTAIAWSYYGDRAITYLLGPSAVLPYRVVYVVGFFYAAFADTTIVWNVSLITIVLMTLPNLIGILLLSREMKQTTSDYWKRFHG, from the coding sequence TTGGATACCATAAATGAATTTCTGCTGTTTCTGGATGGTTTCCTCGGCAGTGCGACCTGGTTTCCTTTTTTTCTGTTAGCGGTGGGAATTTTTCTTACACTCTACTTGAATTTCCCCCAGATCCGTTACTTCAAACATGCAATCAGGGTCACACGGGGTAAATACGACACGGATGAGGCTGTCGGTGATACGACACACTTTCAGGCACTGTCAACGGCATTGTCCGGCACCGTCGGCACCGGCAACATAGGCGGCGTCGCCCTGGCCCTGCACCTGGGGGGGCCGGCCGCGCTGTTCTGGATGTGGATGACAGCCTTCTTTGGCATGACCACCAAGTTTGTCGAGGTAACCCTGTCGCACAAATACCGGGAGACCACAGAGGACGGCACGATTGCGGGTGGTCCGATGTACTACATGGAAAAGGGGCTTAATGCCAAGTGGCTGGCCATGCTGTTCGCACTGGCTACTGTTCTCAGTGCGTTTGGCACTGGCAGTTTGCCGCAGATTAACAGTATTGCGGCCGGTCTGGAGAGTACGTTTTCCATCAATCCGGTGGTTACCGGCGCTGTTCTTTCAGTGCTGCTGGGCCTTGTGATTATCGGAGGAATCCGGCGCATCGCCCTGGTAGCCTCTACACTGGTACCGAGCATGGCCTTTATCTACCTGATTGGCGCTGTAGCGGTAATTATTCCAAACATGGGCAATGTCATCCCTTCTTTCATCAGTATATTTTCTGATGCATTCACAGGGTCTGCTGCGACAGGCGGCTTTCTTGGGGCGACATTTGCCTTCGCGCTGAACCGTGGCGTCAATCGCGGGCTCTTCTCAAATGAAGCAGGTCAGGGCTCTGCGCCTATCGCCCACGCGGCTGCCAGAACAGAGGAATCTGTGGATGAGGGTATGGTTTCAATACTGGAACCTTTTATCGATACGATAATTATCTGTACTATCACCGGTCTGGTTATCCTGTCCTCCGGCGTCTGGATGGAGAAGCACCAGAACGAATTTCAGCGGGCGGATATGATGTTCCTTGCGGATGCCTACACAGATTCGGACCCACAGCAGGTGGAGCGGTTGTTTTCCTACCTGAGAGGCGATGATTCCGGGATAGGGATTTACAATGGCGATATTCAGGTACAGGGTGGCGTCGCGACAAATACACAATCCTTCACCTTAATCAACTCACGCTCAATTGCCGAAGATGTGGTCTATCTGCGGGATGAAACCCCGGTGACCGGCAGCCTCTCGGTAATTGACGGTCAGCTGGAAGATGTCGCGGTTCAGGTAACGGGGCGCTCATTGCTGCATTCAGTACCGCTGACCACTGAAGCCTTTACCCGAGGGCTACTGGGCGAATACGGCAAGTACGTGGTTTCAATCGGTCTGTTGCTATTTGCCTTTTCGACCGCCATCGCCTGGTCGTATTACGGCGACCGGGCCATCACCTATCTGTTGGGTCCATCGGCGGTATTGCCCTACCGAGTAGTCTATGTGGTGGGGTTTTTCTATGCGGCGTTTGCCGATACTACTATCGTCTGGAATGTTTCATTGATCACAATCGTGCTGATGACATTGCCTAACCTGATCGGCATTTTGTTGCTCAGCCGGGAAATGAAACAAACCACCAGTGATTATTGGAAGCGTTTCCACGGCTGA
- a CDS encoding sodium:solute symporter family protein: MSVQIWTFVFVILSFSLYIGIAIRSRASSTHDFYVAGGGVPPLANGMATAADWMSAASFISMAGLISFLGRDGTFYLMGWTGGYVLLALLLAPYLRKFGKFTVPDFIGDRYYSQSARLIAVFCAIVISFVYVCGQMQGAGIVFSRFLEVDLTVGVIIGMTIVFFYAVLGGMKGITYTQVAQYCVLIFAFMVPAIFISLLMTDNPIPQLGFGSQLTEAYGGGYLLDRLDGLSSDLGFAVYTEGQKSTQDVFFITAALMFGTAGLPHVIIRFFTVPNVRDARRSAGYALVFIAILYTTAPAVAAFARTNLIDTVNNVEYSEVPEWFSTWETTNLISFTDKNNDGRIQYVGDPERNELEVNRDIMVLANPEIAGLPNWVVALVAAGGLAAALSTAAGLLLVISTAVSHDLLKCSLMPGISEKQELLYARIAIFVAVLIAGYYGINPPGYVAQVVAFAFGLAAASFFPAIVLGIFQKRMNKEGAISGMICGFAFTAGYIIYFKFINPGMDNADGWLFGLSPEGIGTLGTIINLVVALAVARVTAEPPEDVQRIVETIRLPGEAMEH; the protein is encoded by the coding sequence ATGAGCGTACAAATATGGACTTTTGTTTTCGTTATTCTCTCTTTCAGCCTCTATATAGGTATCGCTATAAGGTCCAGGGCATCATCCACCCATGATTTTTATGTGGCCGGCGGCGGCGTTCCTCCGCTTGCTAATGGCATGGCGACTGCCGCGGACTGGATGTCTGCCGCCTCGTTCATTTCAATGGCGGGCCTGATTTCATTCCTGGGGCGCGACGGCACTTTTTACCTTATGGGATGGACCGGCGGCTATGTACTGCTGGCCCTGCTGCTCGCTCCTTACCTGCGTAAATTTGGCAAGTTCACGGTTCCTGACTTTATCGGCGACCGCTATTATTCGCAGTCCGCCAGGTTGATCGCTGTATTCTGCGCAATTGTAATCTCGTTCGTCTATGTCTGTGGTCAGATGCAGGGTGCCGGTATTGTTTTTTCTCGATTTCTCGAAGTAGACCTGACGGTCGGCGTGATTATAGGCATGACAATAGTCTTTTTCTACGCAGTGCTGGGCGGCATGAAAGGCATCACCTATACTCAGGTGGCACAGTACTGCGTCCTCATCTTTGCGTTCATGGTTCCGGCCATTTTTATTTCGCTGTTGATGACCGACAATCCCATACCTCAACTCGGATTCGGGTCCCAGCTTACCGAAGCGTACGGCGGTGGTTATCTGCTTGACCGACTTGACGGCCTGAGCAGCGATCTCGGCTTTGCCGTCTACACCGAGGGTCAGAAATCCACTCAGGACGTTTTCTTTATTACCGCCGCCCTGATGTTTGGCACTGCCGGCCTTCCGCACGTAATCATTCGATTCTTTACCGTACCCAATGTGAGAGATGCGCGACGGTCCGCGGGTTACGCCCTGGTGTTTATTGCAATTCTCTACACAACAGCACCTGCTGTCGCCGCCTTCGCGCGAACCAACCTGATCGATACAGTCAACAACGTTGAGTACTCGGAAGTTCCGGAGTGGTTTTCCACCTGGGAGACGACTAACCTGATCTCCTTTACCGACAAGAACAATGACGGACGAATTCAGTATGTCGGTGACCCTGAGCGCAATGAACTGGAGGTCAATCGCGACATCATGGTACTGGCCAATCCTGAAATTGCCGGGCTGCCAAACTGGGTCGTCGCTCTGGTCGCAGCAGGCGGCCTCGCTGCCGCCCTGTCTACGGCAGCGGGTCTGCTGCTGGTGATTTCGACGGCAGTTTCTCACGACCTGCTCAAGTGCAGCCTGATGCCTGGCATCAGCGAAAAACAGGAATTGCTTTACGCCAGGATAGCGATTTTTGTCGCCGTGCTGATAGCTGGCTACTATGGCATTAATCCACCAGGCTACGTGGCTCAGGTAGTCGCCTTCGCGTTCGGTCTGGCCGCCGCCTCTTTCTTTCCCGCTATTGTATTGGGAATATTCCAAAAACGCATGAACAAGGAAGGCGCCATCTCTGGAATGATTTGCGGATTCGCATTCACTGCGGGATACATCATTTATTTCAAATTCATCAATCCCGGCATGGACAATGCCGACGGCTGGCTGTTCGGTCTGTCACCGGAAGGTATCGGGACATTAGGAACGATCATTAACCTGGTGGTAGCCCTGGCAGTTGCCAGAGTTACGGCTGAGCCGCCCGAAGACGTGCAAAGAATCGTCGAGACAATCCGTTTACCCGGTGAAGCAATGGAGCATTAA
- a CDS encoding DUF4212 domain-containing protein, with amino-acid sequence MSDDSAHSYWRGNLKIVLSLLAVWFFISFVCGILLVDVLDQFRIGGFKLGFWIAQQGSIYVFVILIFVYIRLMDKLDANYKDANTPSSSDAKEESE; translated from the coding sequence ATGTCTGACGATAGCGCCCACTCTTATTGGAGAGGAAATCTCAAGATCGTCCTTTCTCTCCTGGCGGTCTGGTTCTTTATCTCATTTGTGTGTGGAATCCTGTTAGTCGATGTACTCGACCAGTTTCGTATTGGTGGATTTAAACTTGGGTTCTGGATTGCCCAGCAGGGTTCGATTTACGTATTTGTCATTTTAATCTTCGTCTACATCCGACTGATGGATAAGCTGGACGCTAACTATAAAGACGCAAATACCCCCTCCTCGAGTGATGCAAAGGAGGAATCGGAATGA